A genomic stretch from Tenrec ecaudatus isolate mTenEca1 chromosome 17, mTenEca1.hap1, whole genome shotgun sequence includes:
- the LOC142430642 gene encoding prolyl-tRNA synthetase associated domain-containing protein 1 — protein MSTRARQAPDARGNARFRRTPPFRPPRHFRLRLRRRRSGRKSRPAPASGDVTACQDGSSMAGAGLRAELERRLGALDIRTEVVEHPEVFTVEEMMPHIQHLKGAHSKNLFLKDKKKKGYWLVTVLHDRQVNLNDLAKELGVGSGNLRFADEAAMLEKLKVGQGCATPLALFCDSGEVKFVLDSAFLEGGHKKVFFHPMTNAATMGLSPEDLLMFVKQTGHDPIVINFDKN, from the exons ATGAGCACGCGCGCCCGCCAGGCCCCCGACGCTCGGGGCAACGCTCGCTTCCGGAGGACGCCGCCCTTCCGGCCGCCCAGGCACTTCCGCCTACGCCTGCGTCGTCGGCGCAGCGGCCGGAAGTcgcgccccgcccccgcctctGGGGACGTCACCGCCTGCCAGGACGGCAGCAGCATGGCGGGCGCCGGGTTGCGGGCGGAGCTGGAGCGGCGGCTGGGCGCCCTGGACATCCGCACGGAGGTGGTGGAGCACCCGGAG GTGTTCACGGTCGAAGAAATGATGCCTCACATCCAACATTTGAAAGGAGCACACAGCAAGAACTTATTTctcaaagacaaaaagaaaaaaggctaCTGGCTGGTGACAGTTCTTCATGACAGACAAGTTAATTTAAATGATCTTGCGAAGGAGTTAGGTGTTGGAAGTGGAAATCTGAGGTTTGCTGATGAAGCGGCCATGCTGGAGAAACTGAAAGTTGGCCAAGGCTGTGCCACCCCACTGGCGCTCTTCTGCGATAGTGGAGAGGTGAAATTTGTTCTCGATTCTGCCTTTCTGGAAGGTGGACACAAAAAGGTGTTCTTTCATCCCATGACCAACGCTGCGACCATGGGACTGAGCCCTGAAGACCTCCTCATGTTTGTGAAGCAAACAGGACATGACCCCATAGTAATAAACTTTGATAAAAACTAA